Proteins encoded within one genomic window of Thioploca ingrica:
- a CDS encoding DnaK suppressor protein, which yields MSEIKMNELNFTPYQLRPGEEYMNDQQLEHFRQILLQWKEQLIAEVKRTRHHMQDEAVNFADLNDRATQEEEFTLELRARDRERKLIKKIDEALKGIEVGEYGFCETCGIEVGLRRLEARPTATKCVDCQERHEIQERQTFG from the coding sequence ATGAATTGAACTTTACCCCTTACCAGTTGCGACCGGGGGAAGAGTACATGAATGACCAACAACTTGAACATTTTCGGCAGATTTTATTGCAATGGAAAGAACAATTAATAGCGGAAGTAAAACGAACTCGACATCATATGCAAGATGAGGCAGTGAATTTTGCTGATTTGAATGATAGAGCCACTCAAGAAGAGGAATTTACCTTGGAATTGCGCGCCAGAGATCGAGAACGTAAATTAATTAAAAAAATTGATGAGGCACTAAAAGGGATTGAAGTCGGCGAATATGGTTTTTGCGAAACTTGTGGGATTGAAGTGGGTCTCCGTCGATTAGAAGCCAGACCAACCGCAACTAAATGTGTTGATTGTCAAGAAAGACATGAAATCCAGGAAAGACAAACTTTTGGATAG